A stretch of Caenibius tardaugens NBRC 16725 DNA encodes these proteins:
- a CDS encoding antibiotic biosynthesis monooxygenase family protein translates to MFVAAYWWRVHPGKEAQFRAAWCRGTERIRAIYGSLGSRLHYEALADGGGRFIGVAEWPDRQTWQRAFDAKMVYDDPETRAAFVDAVADTALEPLLLMEVTDDLLDRTCGG, encoded by the coding sequence ATGTTCGTGGCGGCTTACTGGTGGAGGGTGCATCCCGGCAAGGAGGCGCAGTTTCGTGCGGCGTGGTGCCGGGGAACCGAGCGGATCCGCGCAATATACGGCTCACTCGGTTCGCGCCTGCATTACGAGGCACTGGCAGATGGCGGCGGGCGTTTTATCGGTGTGGCCGAATGGCCCGATCGGCAGACATGGCAACGCGCCTTTGACGCGAAAATGGTCTACGACGATCCGGAAACGCGGGCTGCATTTGTCGATGCGGTGGCGGATACTGCGTTGGAACCGTTGCTTTTAATGGAGGTTACTGATGATTTGCTCGACCGGACCTGTGGGGGATAG